One region of Chanodichthys erythropterus isolate Z2021 chromosome 17, ASM2448905v1, whole genome shotgun sequence genomic DNA includes:
- the schip1 gene encoding schwannomin-interacting protein 1 isoform X2, with protein MVHQDSCSYQAQKNERESIRQKLALGSFFDDGPGIYTSCSKSGKPSLSSRLQSGMNLQICFVNDSGSDKDSDADDSKTETSLDTPLSPMSKQSSSYSDRDTTEDDSESLEDMDFLSRQKKLQAEAKLALAMAKPMAKMQVEVEKQNRKKSPVADLLPHMPHISECLMKRSLKPTDLRDMTLGQLQVIVNDLHSQIEGLNEELVQLLLMRDELHMEQDAMLVDIEDLTRHAQSQQKHLAEKTPSK; from the exons ATGGTGCACCAGGACAGCTGCTCCTATCAG GCCCAGAAGAATGAGCGCGAGTCCATCCGGCAGAAGCTGGCGCTGGGCAGTTTCTTTGACGATGGGCCGGGCATCTACACCAGCTGCAGCAAGAGTGGCAAACCCAGCCTGTCCTCAcg GCTCCAGAGCGGAATGAACCTGCAGATCTGTTTCGTCAACGACAGCGGCAGCGACAAAGACAGTGATGCAGATGACAGCAAGACAGAGACGAGCCTGGACACGCCGCTGTCACCCAtg AGCAAACAGAGTTCGTCCTACTCGGACAGAGACACCACGGAGGACGACTCTGAGTCTCTGGAGGACATGGACTTCCTGAGCCGACAGAAGAAGCTGCAGGCCGAGGCCAAGCTGGCGCTCGCCATGGCCAAACCCATGGCCAAGATGCAGGTGGAGGTGGAGAAGCAGAACCGTAAGAAGTCCCCTGTGGCAGACCTG cTTCCTCACATGCCACACATCAGTGAATGTCTGATGAAGAGGAGTTTGAAGCCCACTGACCTCAGAGACATGACGCTTGGACAGCTGCAGGTCATCGTCAATGACCTGCACTCACAGATCGAGG gtctgaacgaggagctggtgCAGCTGCTGCTGATGCGGGACGAGCTTCACATGGAGCAGGACGCCATGTTAGTGGACATCGAGGACTTGACCAG GCACGCTCAGAGTCAGCAGAAACACCTGGCGGAGAAGACGCCGTCCAAATGA